One part of the Raphanus sativus cultivar WK10039 chromosome 7, ASM80110v3, whole genome shotgun sequence genome encodes these proteins:
- the LOC108834059 gene encoding germin-like protein subfamily 3 member 1 produces the protein MLRIIFLLSLLFALSNASVQDFCVANLKRAETPAGYPCIRPIHVKAKDFVFSGLGTPGNTTNIISAAVTPGFAAQFPGLNGLGLSTARLDLAPKGVIPMHTHPGASEVLFVLDGYITAGFISSANSVYVQTLKPGQVMVFPQGLLHFQINAGKSAAAAFVTFSSASPGLQILDFALFANSLPTELVSGTTFLDPAIVKKLKGVLGGTG, from the coding sequence ATGTTGCGCATTATCTTCCTCTTATCTCTCCTTTTTGCTCTATCCAATGCCTCTGTTCAAGACTTCTGTGTGGCCAACCTGAAACGTGCTGAAACCCCTGCGGGTTACCCTTGCATTCGTCCCATTCACGTCAAAGCCAAGGACTTTGTCTTTTCCGGTTTAGGCACTCCTGGGAACACTACAAACATCATCAGCGCTGCCGTCACGCCCGGTTTCGCCGCTCAGTTCCCGGGTCTGAATGGTCTAGGCCTCTCTACAGCTAGACTTGACCTAGCTCCTAAAGGTGTGATCCCAATGCACACTCACCCTGGTGCCTCTGAGGTTCTTTTTGTCCTTGACGGCTACATTACCGCTGGGTTTATCTCCTCTGCGAACTCTGTCTACGTTCAGACACTAAAACCAGGACAGGTCATGGTTTTCCCACAAGGTCTGCTTCACTTCCAGATCAATGCGGGGAAATCAGCTGCTGCAGCCTTTGTCACTTTCAGCAGCGCTAGTCCTGGTCTTCAGATTCTAGATTTCGCGCTTTTTGCAAACAGTCTTCCTACTGAACTCGTCTCTGGTACTACTTTCCTTGACCCTGCTATAGTCAAGAAGCTAAAGGGTGTTCTCGGAGGAACTGGCTAA